ACGTAGACGGGATATACACAAGCGACCCCAACCTCACACCAAACCCAAAACCTCTGCGCACCTTGACAGAAGTGACACCTGAACTAGAAGCCGTAGCTGGGGGCGCACATAGAGGTTCAGGCGGGCTTGTAACTAAGCTTCAGGCTGCTAAAGTGGTTCTTAAGGCTGGTATACCTATGGCTATCTTGAATGGTGAAGACCCGCAGGTTATCCGCGAGCTCCTTAAAGGTGAGCCTGTTGGCACCCTATTTGTCCCCGCTAAGTTGGTGAAGGGTGTTGAGTAGTGTCAGAGAGATGGCGTTAGAGGCGAGGAAAGCATCCTATGAGATGGCGAAGCTGCCTCGCTCAGCTAAGGACAGAGCACTGCTTGAGATCGCTGACGCGATCTGGAGGGAGAAGGATACCCTCCTCGCAGCCGCTTTTGTCGATGTTAAGGCTGCTCAAGCCGAGGTTGAGGCTGGTAGGCTTGCGAAGCCGGTTTTAGAGCGGCTTAAGCTGGATGAAGTGAAGATTAAGGCTATAGTTGAGATGGTTAGGAGCGTCGCTTCGCTTGATGACCCTGTTGGGAAGACCCTCTATGCTATTGAGTTGGATGACGGGTTTGAGCTCTATCGGGTTACTTGCCCGCTTGGCGTCATTGGGGTGGTCTTTGAAGCCAGACCAGATGTGCTTCCTCAGATCTCGAGCCTCTGCCTAAAGTCTGGTAACGCTGTTATATTGAAGGGCGGGCGGGAGGCTGCGAATATCAATAGGGCGCTCTACAACGTGATCAGAGATGCGGCTGATAAAGCTGGCATCCCAAGAGGGTGGATTCAGCTACTGGAGGCTAGGGAGGAGATACTTGATCTTCTGAAGCAAGACGATTTAGTTGATCTTATTGTGCCTAGGGGTAGCAACGAATTCGTGAGATTTGTGCAGGAGAATACACGCATACCGGTCTTGGGGCATTCGTCTGGTGTATGCCACATATATGTGGATAGGGCTGCTGACCTCGCTAGAGCGGTTGACGTCTGCTTCGATGCGAAGGTCCAGTACCCAGCAGTGTGTAATGCTGTCGAATGCATATTGGTGCACAAAGATGTTGCACAAACCTTCCTACCTAAGCTTGCTGAGCGGTTCGTGAAGGCTGGTGTTGAAATGAGGTGCTGCCCAAGAGCAAAAGAAGCGCTGAGGGGGTTCGATGTTAAAGAAGCGACCGAAGAAGATTGGGGGCGAGAATACCTAGACCTCAAGGTTGCAATAAGAGTCGTAGACTCGCTGGATGAGGCGGTAGAGTACATAAACAGGTACGGCTCAAAACACACCGACTCCATAATAACAGAGGATAAATCCGCAGCTCTACGATTCCTAACTGGTGTGGATTCATCAACCGTGATACATAACGCATCAACACGCTTCAGCGACGGCTACAGATTTGGTCTAGGCGCAGAAGTAGGCATAAGCACGAGCAAGATACACGCAAGAGGCCCTGTGGGGTTAGAGGGGCTCGTAACCTACAAGTATATTCTTTTGGGTAGCGGGCAGATCGTCTCAACCTACATAGGTGCCAACGCGAAGAAATTCAAGCACCGCCGTTTGGATAAAGTGTGGAGCCCAGATACGTGGATAGCAGTTAAATAGTTCACATCCGAAGCCTTATTCGAGATATCTTGCCGAGTAAGATCGCAGACCCCTCTTTAGCGGGTAAAGGTGAGCTATCATATAAGTGGGCTTACAACCATATGCCAACGCTAACAGCCATAATTGAACGCGAGGCACCTAAGAAGCCTTTAGCGGGTAGAAGGGTAGGTGTCTGCCTACACGTAACAAAGGAGACATCGGTTCTCGTGATGGGGCTGAAGCGACTAGGTGCTGAAGTCTATCTTGCCGCCGCTAACCCACTTTCAACGCAAGACGATATAGCAGCCTACCTCGCATCACAAGGCATAAACGTCTTCGCTTGGCGTGGTGAGAAGCCCTCAGAGTACTTCGACTGTATACATCGGGTTCTATCATCTAGAGTAGAGTTTCTTATGGACGATGGGTCAGACGCGCACGTAGAAGCCCACAAGATGGGTGGGCTCAACATATTGGCTGGGACCGAAGAGACTACAACGGGTGTAATTAGACTAAGGGCTCTTGAAAAAGATGGTCTGCTGAAGTATCCCGTAGTAGCCGTTAACAACGCCTATACAAAGTATCTCTTCGACAACAGATACGGTACTGGGCAGAGTGTCATCGACGGGATACTGAGGGCTACAAGCCTCCTTCTCGCAGGCAAGACAGTTGTGGTATGCGGATACGGGTGGGTAGGTAAAGGGGTTGCGAAGAGGGCTAGGGGGCTAGACGCACACGTAATAGTGACTGAGGTAGATCCGCTTAAGGCACTCGAAGCCCATATGGATGGCTACACAGTTATGCCTATAGCTAAAGCTGCTGAAGTCGGCGACATATTCATAACGGTCACGGGGCAGACAGGCGTCATTCGAGGGGAGCACATCGAAAGGATGAAGGATGGGGCTATTCTCGCAAACGGAGGACACTTCGACGTAGAGATAGACGTCAAATACTTGGACGAAAACGCCGCTTCTAGGGTCGAGGTTAGACCGTACACAGAAGAGTATAGGTTAAAGAGCGGTAAAAGGGTCTACTTGATTGGGCGCGGAAGGATAGCTAATTTGGTTGCAGCAGAGGGGCATCCGCCTGAAGTTATGATGATGTCTTTCTCCAACCAGCTCCTCTCCCTAATCTACCTCACACAGAACCACAGCAAGATGCAGCCAAAGGTCTACGATGTGCCTCAGAGCATAGATCAAGAGGTTGCCAGAAGGACCATAGAAGCGCTCGGCATAGAGATAGATGAGATGACTGAGGAGCAGAAAAAATACGCCCAATCTTGGCTCCTATAGGTGGAGAAAAAGGGTAACTGCTTAGATGAGCAGCGAAAAGATCGTAATAACCAGCGCACTACCATATGCAAACGGCGAAATCCACCTAGGTCACGTGGTCTCAACCTATCTACCAGCAGACATCTTCGCAAGATACTGCAGAATGAAGGGATACGAAGTAGTCTTCACCTGCGCCACAGACGATTATGGAACACCCATCCTCATAAAAGCTGAGCAGGAAGGGAAGACCCCAAAAGAGTATGTGGAGTACTGGAATAAGAGGGACCTAGAGGACTTCACGAAACTAGGCATATCCTTCGACTTCTTCTACAAAACCTCTTCAGAAGAAAACCTCAAGCTGACCCAGTACTTCTTTCTAAGGCTCTACGAAAGAGGTTACATCTACAGCAAAGAGGTGGAGCAGCCCTACTGTGAAAAGGACAAGAAGTTTCTACCAGACAGATACGTCGTCGGGAAATGCCCCTACTGCGGAGCAGAAGACCAATACTCAGACGGCTGTGAAGTCTGCGGAAGAACTTTTGAAGCAGGCGAGATTCTGAACCCTAGGTGTATACTATGCGGCTCCAAACCAGTCGCTAAGCGAAGCCTACACTACTTCTTCAAGCTCTCGCTGTTCTCGGAGCGGTTGAAGGCGTGGTTGGAGGGGAACAAAAATCTCCAGAGTGAGGTTAAGAACTATGTGTTAAAGTGGATAGAATCTGGTCTCAGAGACTGGGATATCACCAGAGACATAACTTGGGGTGTGCCCATCCCCTTAAAGGAGGCTGTGGGCAAAGTTCTTTACGGTTGGTTTGATAACCACCTCTGCTACATATCAACCACACTCAAGTACCTTGAGAGCAAGGGTTTAGATGGTAAGCGCTTCTGGAACTCAGCCAGAATCTACCATTTCATCGGGAAGGACATAGTCTACCACCACTACCTCTTCCTACCAGCCATGAGAATGGGCTTAGACGAGGAATACGCTCTACCAACATCCATACCAACAAGAGGCCACCTCCTACTCCAGGGGCAAAAGTTCTCTAAGAGCAGAGGCTGGTACGTCAGCCTAAAAGA
This Nitrososphaerota archaeon DNA region includes the following protein-coding sequences:
- a CDS encoding glutamate-5-semialdehyde dehydrogenase, which encodes MALEARKASYEMAKLPRSAKDRALLEIADAIWREKDTLLAAAFVDVKAAQAEVEAGRLAKPVLERLKLDEVKIKAIVEMVRSVASLDDPVGKTLYAIELDDGFELYRVTCPLGVIGVVFEARPDVLPQISSLCLKSGNAVILKGGREAANINRALYNVIRDAADKAGIPRGWIQLLEAREEILDLLKQDDLVDLIVPRGSNEFVRFVQENTRIPVLGHSSGVCHIYVDRAADLARAVDVCFDAKVQYPAVCNAVECILVHKDVAQTFLPKLAERFVKAGVEMRCCPRAKEALRGFDVKEATEEDWGREYLDLKVAIRVVDSLDEAVEYINRYGSKHTDSIITEDKSAALRFLTGVDSSTVIHNASTRFSDGYRFGLGAEVGISTSKIHARGPVGLEGLVTYKYILLGSGQIVSTYIGANAKKFKHRRLDKVWSPDTWIAVK
- a CDS encoding adenosylhomocysteinase — translated: MPSKIADPSLAGKGELSYKWAYNHMPTLTAIIEREAPKKPLAGRRVGVCLHVTKETSVLVMGLKRLGAEVYLAAANPLSTQDDIAAYLASQGINVFAWRGEKPSEYFDCIHRVLSSRVEFLMDDGSDAHVEAHKMGGLNILAGTEETTTGVIRLRALEKDGLLKYPVVAVNNAYTKYLFDNRYGTGQSVIDGILRATSLLLAGKTVVVCGYGWVGKGVAKRARGLDAHVIVTEVDPLKALEAHMDGYTVMPIAKAAEVGDIFITVTGQTGVIRGEHIERMKDGAILANGGHFDVEIDVKYLDENAASRVEVRPYTEEYRLKSGKRVYLIGRGRIANLVAAEGHPPEVMMMSFSNQLLSLIYLTQNHSKMQPKVYDVPQSIDQEVARRTIEALGIEIDEMTEEQKKYAQSWLL
- the metG gene encoding methionine--tRNA ligase; this translates as MSSEKIVITSALPYANGEIHLGHVVSTYLPADIFARYCRMKGYEVVFTCATDDYGTPILIKAEQEGKTPKEYVEYWNKRDLEDFTKLGISFDFFYKTSSEENLKLTQYFFLRLYERGYIYSKEVEQPYCEKDKKFLPDRYVVGKCPYCGAEDQYSDGCEVCGRTFEAGEILNPRCILCGSKPVAKRSLHYFFKLSLFSERLKAWLEGNKNLQSEVKNYVLKWIESGLRDWDITRDITWGVPIPLKEAVGKVLYGWFDNHLCYISTTLKYLESKGLDGKRFWNSARIYHFIGKDIVYHHYLFLPAMRMGLDEEYALPTSIPTRGHLLLQGQKFSKSRGWYVSLKEFLKHFPPDYLRYYLSSITPYSQADVNFDWREYAAKINNELVANIGNFIYRVLSFIYTRFDATIPRPKDPDDLDKELIRKMKETTLSAGAYIEKNELDRALKTIVEFSTFCNQYFQRKEPWKRGENAANCLYYAANATRSLAILLHPYIPYSTEELWRQLALEGSVNLQPWDSASDLLLEAGHKILKPKVLFRKISDEELEPWLEKFKGSKSSG